A window from Aminiphilus circumscriptus DSM 16581 encodes these proteins:
- a CDS encoding RNA-directed DNA polymerase: MMNSLNLAINNISKLGDTDIFPFLIENMVLFDNPSAIEAILKDIEANFDNWLSKYPVCTIQSCIPVGYTSYRWATQIDPIWNAFLLYKVLKIAEKIEQERVPIEKKSVFSYRYKSNEESGYLFDKDINWRGFYSTALEEAESIDRLFVVRFDISDFYNRIYHHRLENAIMRIGADPEVKNQIMRILQDVSNNDSYGLPVGGNAARILAELLLNSMDQLMISKRFRFFRYVDDYIIFSFSKEDAYHKLKWCVEYMLRNWGLTLQKSKAQIQTKNEFISHAKANLEGEDNIENKDRDEFMRIHIHYDPYSLSSDEDYVRLKDKLNGFDIINLIKDEIKKSKIHIALGKQLMSSIAFLSGEKLNLAVETICSNLDVLYPVLPTILQVLYKKVDDLYDDTKNMLLKY; encoded by the coding sequence ATGATGAATAGTTTAAATTTAGCTATAAATAATATTTCCAAACTTGGCGATACGGATATATTTCCTTTCCTAATTGAAAACATGGTATTATTCGATAATCCGTCTGCAATAGAAGCTATACTTAAAGACATAGAAGCAAACTTCGATAATTGGCTTAGTAAATATCCCGTATGCACAATTCAATCATGTATTCCAGTTGGATATACATCTTATCGTTGGGCAACACAAATAGATCCTATATGGAATGCATTTCTTTTATATAAAGTATTAAAAATTGCAGAAAAAATTGAACAAGAACGTGTTCCTATAGAAAAAAAGTCCGTTTTCTCATACAGGTATAAGTCCAATGAAGAATCTGGTTATCTATTTGATAAAGATATTAATTGGAGAGGATTTTACTCAACTGCACTAGAGGAAGCTGAAAGTATTGATAGATTATTTGTGGTTAGATTTGACATTTCAGATTTCTACAATAGGATTTATCATCATAGATTGGAAAATGCAATAATGCGGATAGGAGCTGATCCTGAAGTCAAGAACCAAATAATGAGAATACTTCAAGATGTATCAAATAATGATTCATATGGATTGCCTGTTGGCGGTAATGCTGCACGAATATTAGCTGAACTATTATTAAATTCAATGGACCAGCTTATGATAAGCAAAAGATTCCGTTTTTTTAGGTATGTCGACGACTACATTATTTTTTCATTTTCAAAAGAGGATGCATATCATAAATTAAAATGGTGCGTAGAATACATGCTTCGAAATTGGGGACTAACACTTCAAAAGAGTAAAGCTCAAATACAAACTAAAAATGAGTTTATTAGCCATGCAAAAGCAAATCTTGAGGGTGAAGATAATATTGAAAATAAAGATCGAGATGAATTTATGAGGATTCATATACATTATGATCCGTATTCTCTTAGTTCCGATGAGGATTATGTAAGATTAAAAGATAAATTGAACGGATTTGATATTATCAATCTTATAAAGGACGAAATAAAGAAAAGTAAAATACATATAGCCTTGGGAAAGCAATTAATGAGTTCAATTGCTTTTTTGTCAGGCGAAAAGCTAAATCTAGCAGTAGAGACTATTTGCTCCAATCTTGATGTTTTATATCCTGTTCTTCCAACAATTCTACAGGTATTATATAAAAAAGTTGACGATCTTTATGATGATACAAAAAACATGTTGTTGAAATATTAG
- a CDS encoding IS3 family transposase — protein sequence MTFCMSRGLSERRSCAIARISRSSYRYIPDPDRDEQLTSEIKQIAKEHRRYGYRRVWALLRRRKRYVNHKRVYRLWKSAGLCLPSCKRRKPAPKRGYIPMTALHPNHVWTYDFMEDRTANGQKIRILNVVDEFTRVCLACEVARWFDARAVIAVLEELFARNGMPEYLRSDNGPEFIAKDLKSRLASRNVRPYYIAPGSPWQNAYVESFNGKLREECLNLETFASLLEAQVIIESWRVYYNEARPHQSLEYKTPCEFLEIYRQGVDGMNDKVRKDLSEGEPLVTEVLTQRVPS from the coding sequence GTGACGTTCTGCATGTCGCGAGGGCTTTCGGAACGTCGTAGCTGTGCCATCGCCCGGATCAGTCGTTCCAGCTACCGTTACATACCCGATCCCGATCGGGACGAGCAACTGACGAGCGAAATCAAGCAGATCGCAAAAGAGCACCGGCGTTACGGATACCGCCGCGTGTGGGCTTTGCTCCGACGCAGGAAGCGGTATGTCAACCACAAACGCGTGTATCGACTGTGGAAAAGCGCCGGGTTGTGCCTGCCGTCGTGTAAACGGCGCAAACCAGCCCCGAAAAGGGGGTACATCCCCATGACGGCACTCCATCCGAATCATGTCTGGACCTATGATTTCATGGAAGACCGGACTGCGAACGGCCAAAAGATCCGGATACTCAACGTCGTCGACGAGTTCACGCGCGTCTGCCTCGCATGTGAAGTCGCCCGCTGGTTCGACGCAAGGGCAGTGATTGCCGTTCTCGAAGAACTTTTTGCTCGAAACGGGATGCCGGAATATCTGCGTTCCGATAACGGCCCCGAGTTCATTGCCAAGGATCTGAAAAGCCGGCTTGCCTCCCGAAACGTCCGGCCGTACTACATCGCCCCGGGCTCCCCATGGCAAAACGCATATGTAGAGAGCTTCAACGGCAAGCTTCGGGAAGAATGTCTGAATCTTGAAACCTTCGCATCACTGCTGGAAGCACAGGTGATCATCGAAAGCTGGCGCGTTTACTACAACGAGGCGCGACCTCACCAAAGCCTCGAGTACAAAACACCCTGTGAATTCCTCGAAATCTATCGGCAAGGAGTTGATGGCATGAACGACAAAGTGCGAAAAGATCTCTCGGAAGGGGAGCCCCTTGTCACCGAAGTGCTCACCCAGAGAGTACCGTCGTGA